A segment of the Panacibacter ginsenosidivorans genome:
CAAGATTATGCAGCTTGCTTTGATAGGTAATTAACCCAATTTTTTTGTAAAAAGAATTCAGCAGATAAGTGGTTGCTTCATGGGCCGCTTTAAAATTATCTATAGTAACATAGCTTGTTTTCAATTCAGGGAAGTAACGGTCAACCAACACAAAAGGAATACCTTCCTGCTCAAGATATTTGATCTGTTCAATAGAATTATCGACCGGTGCAATTATTAAACCATCCACTTGCCGGTTAATAAATGTATCTATCAGCTTTTGAGATTTTTGCGCGTCTTCATCAGAACTTCCAAAGATCACCGTATATCCGTTTTTGTCAGCTTCATCTTCTATAATACGTGCCAGTGAAGATGAAAAGGGGTTTGCAATATCTGACACAATAAGTCCGATGGTAAAAGTTCTGTTCGTCTTAAGGCTTTTTGCAATCTGGTTAGTTCTGTAGTTTAATGCCTTTGCTGTATCCCTTATTTTTGTAGCAACCTCTTTGTTTATCCTTCCCTCCTTCTTATTATTCAACACATAAGAAACAAGTGCTATAGAAACACCCACTTTTTGAGCTATATCTTTTAACGATACTTTCCTTTTCATAGCAAGAATCCATTGTAAGATGGTAATACAAATTTAAACGTTTAAACAATATGCTTTAAAATAAAAGATATAATAGCTGTAAATCACGTGTTTATAAAGACTAACATATCTAAAATCAGGTCTGTCAACTCTGCAGTATTCAATAGAGTCAGGCATTTGGCACAATAGTTGAATCTGTTTAAACGTTTAAACAAATAATGCATATATTTGCATCATCAAATAACTAAAAAACTGAAGTATATGGACAAGTATAAAAATGTGGGATTGATAGAATGCAGGGACCATGGACCGGTTTTACAAATGTCAGAAACAAGCAAACTAAATGGCTACAACATAAAAAAGGTTTACCTCAATAACAATATATCCGAAAAAGAAGTAAAGGACCAATACCCGCAGGCAGAAATAGTAAACGATACCAGATCAATCATCAATGATGCATTAATTGATCTAGTAATTGTTTCCTCGCCGCATGATGCGGACATGGATATTGTGGGCGAAGTACTGGAAGCAGGAAAATATGTAAGAGTAATATAAAAATTTTGTAATCAGTTTATAGATCGCTATTAAACATTGTTGTGTCACTCACTTGTACGTTCATAAAGTAGCTCAGCAGAGATATATAGTACAAGCGTGCGACGCAACAGGCGATGACATAAAATACCACTGCCGGGTACCAAAGAATAAAGGCAGAAAAATTTAAACCAATACTGTGAATATAAGTAAAGCAGTATTTGAAAAAAATATTATAAAAAAACGATTGCCTGCACTTATGGTGCAGGCATTTTTTAAATAAGATACTATGGAAAAAGGAAATATGACAACAGTAAAACGAATAGCCATCACAGCGCAGGAGCATAAAAAAACTGAGCTGATAGAATGGTCTTATTTCAAAAGAGAAGCATTGGCAAAACACCAGTTGATTGCAACAGGCACTACTGCCGATATTATAGAAGGCACTGTAGATGTACCTGTACAAAAAATATTGAGTGGTGCAGTTGGCGGATACACACAACTTGCTACAATGATTGAAGAAGGAAAAATTGATGCACTCATTTTTTTCAGTGATGCAATGAAAGATTCTTTCAACAACAGTGATATAAGAAAGTTGCTGGAACTCGCTATCAGCCACAACATTATTGTTTGTTGTAACCGCACAACAGCAGATTATGTTATGGACTCAATATTAATGAATGAGTCTTACACACCGGAAGGACCAGCCTATATACCTGCTTCAAAAAAGGGTGCATTAACTGCAGTTGCTGAAGATGAAATAAAACTTGCCGTATAAAAATTACTGCAAGCATTCAATAAACAGTAAGCAGTTTAAACTGGTCACTGTTAAATCAAATAAATAAGTATGAACAAAAAAGGATTTCTCTCTTCGATAAAACCAAGTTTACTTACACTTACCATTGGCGGGTTTGCTATTGGTATGACGGAATTTATGATGATGGGTGTATTACCTGATGTAGCAAAATCATTACAGGTATCTATACCCACTGCGGGGCATTTAATATCTATTTATGCATTGGGTGTTGTAATAGGTGCACCATTATTGGTCGCATTATCTGGAAAGTTTGCGCCTAAAAAAGTATTGATGACCTTAATGCTGATGTTCTGTGTATTTAATGCGCTGTTTGCATTAGCACCAAACTACGAACTATTAATGGTAGCAAGATTTTTTGCTGGTTTACCACATGGCGCTTTCTTTGGAATGGGTGCAGTAGTTGCAAGTAAACTTGCAGAACCAGGTAGAGAAGCAAGAGCTGTATCTGTAATGTTTGCAGGATTAACGATTGCAAATATTATCGGTGTGCCATTGGGAACTTATATTGGTCACAATCTTAGCTGGAGACTTTCATTCTTCATCATTGCAGCAGTTGCATTGATAGCAGCAGGTAGCATTAAAAAATGGATGCCCAATGTAAAAGCAGCTTCAGAAAATAGTTTTCGCGACAGCATAAAAGTATTTGGCAAATCAGAGCTATGGCTCATCATTGGCATCTCTGCAATTGGTACAGGCGGTCTCTTTGCATGGATCAGTTATATAGCCCCGTTGATGACAGAAGTTGCTGGCTTCAACAGTAATATGGTTACAGTTATTATGATCATTGCTGGTCTTGGTATGGCTGTTGGTAATTTTATTGGTGGTCGTTTTGCAGACCGCTTTTCACCACTCAAAACAACTGGCACATTGTTGCTTACAATGATCGTTGCACTTATCATTGTTGCATTGGTATCTTCATTTCAACCAACAGCAATATTGATGACATTCATTACAGGCGCTATTGCATTCGCCGTAATTGCGCCTATGCAAATGCTTATGATCAATGCGGCCAGAGGTTCTGAAATGCTTGCCTCTGCTGCATTACAGGCCAGCGCTAATATGGGTAATGCACTTGGTGCATTTCTTGGTGGTTTACCGATAGCTGCAGGCTTTGGATATACTTCTCCTGAATATGCAGGTGCTGGTCTTGCATTTATTGGTCTTCTGTTTTGTATTGGTATCGGCTACCGAAAAAGAAAAGAGCAGCCTGTTGAGTTGCTGGCAATAACAGAACAGCCAATTACAACAACAGTAAAAACTATTCTTCACAAAAACATAAATCATGAAAAAGTTATTCATTCATAAAATAAAGAAAGCGTTATTGATATTATTAAAACGACAACCTGTTTCTTATTGGGCAGGTTCTAACTTTCATCATTTGAAAAAATAATATCACTATCAAAATTTAAAAAGGCTATCTCTTTTGCGAGACAGCCTTTTTTGTTTTATGAATTTTCTTTGGACCAATCAAAGAATAATTATTAAACTTTTGTTGCGTCGCACTCTTGTACTCCTTGTTCATTGCTCAGCAAAATTCCGAACGATGAAGTGAGTGACACAACCTGCGATGCCTTATGCACCACAGCTTATAACAAAATCAAAATCTTATTTCAGCAGGCAAATATTTTGCTACCAAATCTTCGTAATATGGTTTCAATTCAGTCCAGTTTGGCGGCGTTGGATTCTTTGAATAGAGATCATAAGGATTAAACAGCTTTACCCATTTTAGCATTGCACGATCATGATCATCTAATAAATGATCATATGCACCTTCGCGGTGCCATGCGTAAAATGAATGATAGCGCAGCATATACAAACCTTCTTCAGGAATACGCTCTTTTGCTATATGGTAAATATATTCATCGTGGCCCCAACTCATTGTTACATTACGCAATCCGCAACCTTCTTCGTAAACACCGTTTTTGGTGCTATACACTTCGTTATTATAATCAGAATTGAGACTAAAGAACTCAGGATAGACAACCTTATCGGAGTATGCGCAACCAACAGGGAATGTATCACCAACAACTGCCCATTGTGGCTCACCAAATAAACACAATACTTTACCAAGATCATGAATCAAACCAACTGCTACCATCCAGTCGGGATGACCATCTCTGCGTATGGCTTCTGATGTTTGTAACAAGTGCTGAAACTGATCGAGGTCTGTATCTGGATCGGAATCATCAACGAGTTGATTGAGGAATTCAAATGCACTCCATACCGGCATTTTCTTTTTATCAAACTTCAGGTAATCGTTACGTTTCTGCATCACAAAGTCATACGTCTGGTATGTATGATTAAGTTTATAGAATTCTTTCACCGTATCCCTGGTAGTATTTTCGTAATCGCGGTATTCTTCTACTGTTTTGTTCTGTACGATTGTTTCAGGATCTGGATAGCGGGTAAGTAAATCATCTTCCCATTCATCTAAAGATTCCAATGGGTTTGTTTGCGGCAAGAAATCTGCTTTCATATTCTTTGCTTGTTTAAATTTTGCAAAATAAATGTAACTATAAAGTTGAGGAATTTTTGTCAGTATATTTCATACCCGTTAAATTAATGCAGCAGCTTATCTGTATCTATTTATCCTGCCTGTACTGATACGCAGGATTTTAATATAGAGGTAAAGAGGTTTTAGTTACATTTAAACAATAAACCGTTCCCACTTGAAAACTGTATCCGCATACCTGCTATTCATTAATTGTGCCCTCCTTGGATCTTTTGGGTTACAAAGTAATACCAAACCGGGTACATCTACCGTACATTATACGCACGATTTGCAAACTGTTTGTCATCATGATGCTTTACCAGTTTCTGAATATACTTTAACTGACACAGCAAAAGCTGTTTCAGATGCAGAACCGGTTCGTTATAAAAAGCCACCAAGGCCTTTAAAAATTTTTGATCTTTATCCCAACCCTGCAAATAAGATCATTTATATACATATTACCGGTAAGCAAACAGTTACGCTGCATAATGAAGAAGGTAAGCTGATATTCAGGACAGCTATAAGAGAAAAAGCTACTGTAAACCTTAGCCCTTTGCCCGCAGGTAATTATATTCTTACAGATGAAAAAACGGGTACCGAAAAGAAGTTTAGTATTGTGCGTTAAATAATATTCCAGGCATTTTATAAAATTCGCTTTGCTGCTTTTTTTACAGAAAGTACAAGAGTGCGACGCAAGAAAAGTCTAATAGCAGTTATATAGCCGGGTACAAAAAAATTCCTTTCAACTTATATATAAATCTGTCCAGGTTTATTAATTGTACACAGGCCCGGATAAAGTTGTGCTTATTTTAGTAGTTATTGAACAAACCGTTCCCTTAAATTTGCTCAATTTCTAAATTAACAGTTACGAGATGAATTTTAATTTATCGCAAATGCCCGCACGTAATCAGCGGCCACGGACTTCAGGCATTACAATGGTTATGGATAAGGGATTGAGCATTACAGAGGTACATAATTTCATGAGCATTTCTTACCCGCATGTTGATATTGTGAAACTGGGTTTTGGTACATCGTACGTTACACCTAACCTGAGAGAAAAAATTGAAGCATACCAGTCTTACGACATACCGGTATATTTTGGCGGTACACTTTTCGAGGCGTTTTTAATTCGCAATCAATTTGAAGATTATATAGCTATCTGCAAAGATTACAAGATCGATTACATGGAAGTGAGCGATGGTTCGGTTACCATACCGCATGCAGAAAAATGTGGCTATATAGAAAAACTTACCAAACATGGAACCGTACTGAGCGAAGTAGGCAGCAAAGATGCGGCGCATATTATTCCGCCTTATAAATGGATAGAACTGATGCGTGCAGAGCTGGAAGCCGGTTCTTCTTATGTAATTGCAGAGGCAAGAGAATCTGGTAACGTTGGCATTTATCGCGGCAGTGGTGAAGTGCGTGAAGGTCTTGTACAGGAAATTCTAACACAGATACCCGGCGAAAAAATTCTTTGGGAAGCGCCACAGAAAGGTCAGCAATTATATTTTCTTGAACTACTTGGCTGCAATGTAAACCTTGGCAATATTGCACCGACAGAAGTGATTCCGCTGGAAGCTATGCGTGTAGGTTTACGCGGAGACACATTTGATCTTTACCTGAATAAAGAAACTGCATGATACGGGAATACGGATTGATCGGTTATCCACTCTCACATTCTTTTTCACAAAAATATTTTACGGAAAAGTTTCATCGTGATGGGATTCATGATGCAATTTTTCATGCTTTCCCCATACCAACAATCGATTACTTACCGCATTTGATTGAAGAGCATCCGTTATTAAAGGGTTTTGCCATCACTATTCCATACAAAAGAGAAGTGATGCAATTTCTCGATACTAAAACAGAAGCTGTAGAAAAAATGCAGGCCTGCAATTGTGTTTCCATCCGGCATGGTAAACTACACGGTTATAACACAGATGTTTATGGATTTGAACAATCTTTTATCAGGTACCTGAAGCCTCATCATACAAAAGCATTGATACTTGGTACGGGTGGTGCTTCTTCCGCCGTTGCATTTGTACTGGATCATTTACACATTGACTATCGTTATGTATCGCGTCATCGTGATGTGGACAGGCATATTCTTGGTTATGCTGACATTAGTGAAAACATGTTAAGCCTTTATACCGTTATTATCAATTGCACACCGTTGGGCACTTATCCAAAAGTTGATGAAGCACCTGAAATACCTTACCAATTGCTAACAGAGAAACATTACCTGTTTGACCTGGTGTATAATCCTCCTAAAACTAAATTTCTTTCTTTAGGAGAAAAGCAGGGCGCGGCTGTTCAAAATGGTTATGATATGCTGATCTTGCAGGCAGAAGAGAATTGGAAATTATGGAATGAAGAATAATTTTTGTGAGTAAGCTTTTTGTTCTTTACTCATCGCCTGTTGTGTCACTCACTTATACGTTCCGCTCTTCATTCATCATTTCACAGCGATCCACCTGTTCAAAATATTCGTTGGTGTTTCAATTACAATTTTATAAAATGCTGACGGCATTTTGCTCACATCAATTATTGCCTGCTGTTTACTAAGTGGAATTTCAGCAACCATTTTATACTCATCTTTACCGCCTGTTTTAAAGTTGTTGGTTGTAGCTAACCATAATTTTGCGTTACCTTCTTTTGTAACCGCATTCCAGTTTATTGTAATTTTTCCATTCTCCAATTTTGTTGTTGGTTTATTTGCGCTAATGGTTCCAATAAAAGAAGTGCCATCAATTTCCATTGCATTTTCTTTTGGAATACTGATGTTCATAAAATTTGCTATGGCTGGCATTATATCTGCCTGCGATGCCGGGTCGGTTTTAAATTCGGCATTCAGGTTTTTTGCATTTGTCGCGATCCATCCATTTTTTTCCCTATCACTTTGCCCGCCATGATTATGTCCGCTGCTGTCTCTTCCATGATCTGTTGTAATAATGATCAACCAATCTTCTCCAAATTGTTTTTTACGATATTGAATGGCATCCCATACTTTTTTTATCCGCGTGTCTGCAGCTTCAATTGCATCATAATATTGTTTGCTGTCACCATAACGGTGTCCCATATCATCTGTATGCTCTAAATAAACCCATGAAAGATCAGGACCATTTGCTTTTATATACTCGCCTGCAACTGTTGAAACAGTGTCATCAATATATTTTATGTAATCCGCATTCTTATCATGCGGGTAATGAACCGTATCTAATTCCAACCCATCAAAAGCATAATCGAATCTTAGATTATTTGTTTCCGGCAAACCATCACCACAAAGAATGGTTCTGTTATCTAACCACGTAGAAAAAATAGCAATCTTCTTCGATGGATCAATATCTTTTAAATATCGGAAAATAGTTTTGTAGTTATAGTTTTCCTTTATGCCATCATTATCCCAAACATTGTGTTTGTTAACCCATGTTCCTGTAAGTATTGTTGTATAACCAACGGCCGAAATCGTTGGCGTTTCATCGTATGTACCTTTTTCACCACCACAATATGCATGTACAAATCCACCTCCTTTAGAAATTTCTTTGATTGTTGGCGCATTTAATCTTTCAATAAGATCAGCCGGAATACCATCAATAATAATAAAGACTGCTTTTTTTGTTTGCGCAAAGCTGCTGACGGTGATTAATAACAGAGATGCGATCAGTATATTTTTCATATTAGCTTTTAATTAATTCTAATCTTTTATTTGCTTCATAAAGCTATCAAGTACACGAGTGCGACGCAACAGAAGCCCTATTTATTTACAATTGCCGGACTCATAAAAATTTCCTAATCCGAAAATCGCTAAATGCTCTCAAAAGTAGCATTACAAGCGTTTGCGTTATCTTTGCAGGCATTTTTAAATTATTAACAATGAGCCGTAAGGGAAAAGTTTTGGTGGCAATGAGTGGCGGTATTGATAGTACCGTTACGGCGCTTATGCTGCATCACGAAGGTTATGAAGTGGTGGGCATTACGATGAAAACATGGGATTACGCTACAAGTGGCGGCGGGCATAAAGAAACAGGCTGTTGCAATTTAGATAGCTTTAACGATGCACGTGCAGCCGCTGTGCAACATGGGTTTCCACATTTTATTTTAGATATACGTGAAGAGTTTGGCGATTTTGTAATTGAGAATTTTGTGGAAGAATATCTCGCAGGTCGCACGCCAAACCCCTGTGTAATGTGCAATACGCATATTAAATGGCGTGCATTGCTGAAACGTGCCAATGCATTGAATTGCGATTTTATCGCAACCGGGCATTACGCAAATATTTACCAGGCAGATAATGGAAGATATACAATCAGCAAAGGTTTGGATGAAACAAAAGACCAGAGTTATGTTTTGTGGGGGCTTGATCAGGAATTGCTTTCAAGAACAATTATGCCGCTGGGGAAATATCGCAAGACTGTGATAAGGCAAATGGCGCATGATTACGGTTATCCTGAACTGGCAAAGAAAAGTGAGAGTTATGAAATATGTTTTGTGCCGGATAATGATTACCGCGGATTTTTAAAGCGCCGTGTAGATGGTTTGGAAGAAAACGTTGCAGGGGGTTGGTTTATTGACAAAGAAGGAAAGAAATTGGGTCAGCATAAAGGTTATCCTTTTTATACTGTTGGTCAGCGTAAGGGTTTGGATATTGCGCTTGGCAAACCTGCCTACGTTATAGCTATTGATCCATCAACAAATACAGTTATACTTGGTGATGAAGATGATCTTGCGCAGAACGATATGCTTGTAACAAAACTTAACTGGATAAAGTATAATGGAGTAACAGATGGCATGGAGTCATTTACCAAAATACGTTACAAAGACAAAGGCGCATTGAGCAATTTATATAATGATGATAATGGCATTCGTGTTCGCTTTTATGAAAATGTAAAAAGCATTACACCGGGACAAAGTGCTGTATTTTATGAAGGCGATGAAGTGATTGGCGGTGGAATAATTCAAAGAGGTACGCTGATATAAAATTATATAAGTGCTTATACAAAGAAACCCCGTTCATAGTTGAACGGGGTTTCTTTATTATTAGACAATCGACAGCAATGATAGCATCTTTAGTTGTGTCACTCACTTGTACGTTCGGAACTTTATGAGCTGTGAAAAGTGAAAGTTAAAAGTCAACATGCATTCACTTTTCACTTGTTTCTTTATGCAATGAAGTACAAGAGTGCGACGCAACAATGCTGCCATAAAAGACCGCTGCCAGGCTCAAAAAACTATTGAATAAAAAATTTAAATTTCTCTGTTGTTTTTCCAGCAAGTTCCAGCAAATACATGCCTGCAGTAAGGTGAGGAAGCGATAAAGTAAAAGTTCTAACCTGTGCTGCCAGTTGCTGCTGCATGATTTGCTGACCACTTACATTTAATATTCTTACTCTACTGAAATTATCTTTCATAACAATATTTATTTTTCCATTGGTAACAACTGTGGGAAATATATAATTATTCTTTATGGCATTAGTATTGCCAGCCTGTTCATTTGCTTTTATCGCAGTTGCAGTTGCTCCTACTTTATATATGGTACCATTGAATGAAGCCGCATACAATTCCCCCTGTTCATCTTCACCAAAAGAAACAATAGAAGCGGGAACATTTTTCTGTAAGTAAATATTCCATCCACCACTTCCGTTTGAAATGATCTTCCAGGCATTACTGCTTAAATAATCTGCGCACACATAATAACCTTTTAATGCAGGAAAAGCATTCCCACGGTATACATACCCTCCTATCACTGATAAACCACCTGTATCAAGGTTATGCGGATAAGAAAAAATGGGGAACCTGTAATTTCTTTTGCCCCTGCAACTATCTGTATTGTATGTGTTGTTTCCTTCGTAACAACGCCAACCATAATTAGCGCCTCCTGCTTGTTGGGGTGTTGAGAAATCTACTTCTTCCCAAAGATCCTGCCCTACATCACCTAACCACACATCGCCGGTTTGACGATCAAAACTCCAGCGCCAGGTATTACGCAGGCCATAAGCCCAGATCGTCTTTACTGCATTTGCAGTATTTATAAAGGGGTTATCGGCAGGAACTTTATAATAAGGTGCAGTAAGCTTTCTTACGTCAAGCCTGTGAATTTTACCAAAAGGAGAAGCAAGATTCTGTGCATTATTGAACGGGTCGCCACCACTACCGCCATCACCAATTGAACTGTATAAATAACCATCTTTACCAAATTGCAAACAGCCCCCATTATGATTACCAAAACCTCCAGGCTTTGGATAAGAAAATAAAATAACACCTGAGGAAGGATCAGCTACATCCGGATTCGAAGTGCTTACTTTATAACGAGCCAGTGTAACATTCTCATTTCGTGCATTGTAGTAAATAAAAAAATATCCTGCCTGTTTATAATTCGGAGGGAAAGCAATACTTAATAAGCCTTGCTCGCTTGCATACTTAACAAGATTACTCATATTTAAAAATGGCGTGCTAAGCAACGCTCCATTTTTAAATATTCGTATTTCACCTGATTGCTGAACAATAAATAAACGATTTGAGCCATCGCCGGCATTTTTGATATCAACCGCAGCGGATATGTTATTGATGTAAGGAGTAAATGTAAGCTGCGGTTGCGCATCCGTTTTTGAAGAACAACCAATAGCTAATACAATATTCATTAGTAATACTAACCGGAAGGATAAATATTTTTTCATAGCAGTAGCATTTTGTGGAGAAATACGGAAAAGAAATTTAAGGTACAACTGTTTTACAATTATCTAAACAACAAAAACCCCGCCTTAATGGGCGGGGTTTGTATAAATGCGAAAATATAATTACAGGGTTTTCAGTACATCGTTCATATTTCTTACAGCATCAGCACTTTTGTTAAACAATGCCTGTTCATCTGCATTTAAACCAAAGTCGAGAATTTTTTCCCAACCATTTTTGCCAATTACTACCGGCACACCCAAACAAATATCTTTCTGTCCGTATTCACCATCAAGGCTTACGCAACAGGTGAACAATTTCTTCTCATCACGCACAATGCTTTTAACCAAAGCTGCTCCTGCTGCACCCGGTGCATACCATGCAGAAGTGCCGATCAATTTGGTAAGTGTTGCTCCGCCCACCATTGTGTCAGCAACAATTTGTTTTTGCTGGTCTTCGCTCAAAAATTTTGTTACCGGTGCACTGTTCCATGTAGCATAGCGAATCAAAGGAATCATCGTTGTATCTCCGTGACCGCCTACAACCACCGCATTCAGATCAGCAGGGCTGCAGCCAAGGTGCTGGCTCAATTGATACTTGAAGCGTGCACTATCCAATGTACCACCCATACCAATAATACGGTTCTTTGGCAAACCCGTTGCAGTCAACGCCAGGTAAGTCATTGTATCCATTGGGTTAGAAATAACAATGATGATAGTATTAGGAGAATACTTCAAAATATTTTCAGCCACACCTTTAACTATACCAGCATTGGTACCAATCAGTTCTTCACGTGTCATTCCCGGTTTGCGTGGAAGGCCAGATGTAATTACCACTACATCAGAACCTGCAGTCTTTGAATAATCGTTGGTGCTGCCGGTAATGCGTGTATCAAAACCCAGTAA
Coding sequences within it:
- a CDS encoding PQQ-dependent sugar dehydrogenase — its product is MKKYLSFRLVLLMNIVLAIGCSSKTDAQPQLTFTPYINNISAAVDIKNAGDGSNRLFIVQQSGEIRIFKNGALLSTPFLNMSNLVKYASEQGLLSIAFPPNYKQAGYFFIYYNARNENVTLARYKVSTSNPDVADPSSGVILFSYPKPGGFGNHNGGCLQFGKDGYLYSSIGDGGSGGDPFNNAQNLASPFGKIHRLDVRKLTAPYYKVPADNPFINTANAVKTIWAYGLRNTWRWSFDRQTGDVWLGDVGQDLWEEVDFSTPQQAGGANYGWRCYEGNNTYNTDSCRGKRNYRFPIFSYPHNLDTGGLSVIGGYVYRGNAFPALKGYYVCADYLSSNAWKIISNGSGGWNIYLQKNVPASIVSFGEDEQGELYAASFNGTIYKVGATATAIKANEQAGNTNAIKNNYIFPTVVTNGKINIVMKDNFSRVRILNVSGQQIMQQQLAAQVRTFTLSLPHLTAGMYLLELAGKTTEKFKFFIQ
- a CDS encoding phosphosulfolactate synthase; protein product: MNFNLSQMPARNQRPRTSGITMVMDKGLSITEVHNFMSISYPHVDIVKLGFGTSYVTPNLREKIEAYQSYDIPVYFGGTLFEAFLIRNQFEDYIAICKDYKIDYMEVSDGSVTIPHAEKCGYIEKLTKHGTVLSEVGSKDAAHIIPPYKWIELMRAELEAGSSYVIAEARESGNVGIYRGSGEVREGLVQEILTQIPGEKILWEAPQKGQQLYFLELLGCNVNLGNIAPTEVIPLEAMRVGLRGDTFDLYLNKETA
- a CDS encoding MFS transporter; this translates as MNKKGFLSSIKPSLLTLTIGGFAIGMTEFMMMGVLPDVAKSLQVSIPTAGHLISIYALGVVIGAPLLVALSGKFAPKKVLMTLMLMFCVFNALFALAPNYELLMVARFFAGLPHGAFFGMGAVVASKLAEPGREARAVSVMFAGLTIANIIGVPLGTYIGHNLSWRLSFFIIAAVALIAAGSIKKWMPNVKAASENSFRDSIKVFGKSELWLIIGISAIGTGGLFAWISYIAPLMTEVAGFNSNMVTVIMIIAGLGMAVGNFIGGRFADRFSPLKTTGTLLLTMIVALIIVALVSSFQPTAILMTFITGAIAFAVIAPMQMLMINAARGSEMLASAALQASANMGNALGAFLGGLPIAAGFGYTSPEYAGAGLAFIGLLFCIGIGYRKRKEQPVELLAITEQPITTTVKTILHKNINHEKVIHS
- a CDS encoding shikimate dehydrogenase family protein, translated to MIREYGLIGYPLSHSFSQKYFTEKFHRDGIHDAIFHAFPIPTIDYLPHLIEEHPLLKGFAITIPYKREVMQFLDTKTEAVEKMQACNCVSIRHGKLHGYNTDVYGFEQSFIRYLKPHHTKALILGTGGASSAVAFVLDHLHIDYRYVSRHRDVDRHILGYADISENMLSLYTVIINCTPLGTYPKVDEAPEIPYQLLTEKHYLFDLVYNPPKTKFLSLGEKQGAAVQNGYDMLILQAEENWKLWNEE
- the mnmA gene encoding tRNA 2-thiouridine(34) synthase MnmA, with protein sequence MSRKGKVLVAMSGGIDSTVTALMLHHEGYEVVGITMKTWDYATSGGGHKETGCCNLDSFNDARAAAVQHGFPHFILDIREEFGDFVIENFVEEYLAGRTPNPCVMCNTHIKWRALLKRANALNCDFIATGHYANIYQADNGRYTISKGLDETKDQSYVLWGLDQELLSRTIMPLGKYRKTVIRQMAHDYGYPELAKKSESYEICFVPDNDYRGFLKRRVDGLEENVAGGWFIDKEGKKLGQHKGYPFYTVGQRKGLDIALGKPAYVIAIDPSTNTVILGDEDDLAQNDMLVTKLNWIKYNGVTDGMESFTKIRYKDKGALSNLYNDDNGIRVRFYENVKSITPGQSAVFYEGDEVIGGGIIQRGTLI
- a CDS encoding T9SS type A sorting domain-containing protein, with product MKTVSAYLLFINCALLGSFGLQSNTKPGTSTVHYTHDLQTVCHHDALPVSEYTLTDTAKAVSDAEPVRYKKPPRPLKIFDLYPNPANKIIYIHITGKQTVTLHNEEGKLIFRTAIREKATVNLSPLPAGNYILTDEKTGTEKKFSIVR
- a CDS encoding alkaline phosphatase family protein; the encoded protein is MKNILIASLLLITVSSFAQTKKAVFIIIDGIPADLIERLNAPTIKEISKGGGFVHAYCGGEKGTYDETPTISAVGYTTILTGTWVNKHNVWDNDGIKENYNYKTIFRYLKDIDPSKKIAIFSTWLDNRTILCGDGLPETNNLRFDYAFDGLELDTVHYPHDKNADYIKYIDDTVSTVAGEYIKANGPDLSWVYLEHTDDMGHRYGDSKQYYDAIEAADTRIKKVWDAIQYRKKQFGEDWLIIITTDHGRDSSGHNHGGQSDREKNGWIATNAKNLNAEFKTDPASQADIMPAIANFMNISIPKENAMEIDGTSFIGTISANKPTTKLENGKITINWNAVTKEGNAKLWLATTNNFKTGGKDEYKMVAEIPLSKQQAIIDVSKMPSAFYKIVIETPTNILNRWIAVK
- a CDS encoding Gfo/Idh/MocA family oxidoreductase, which gives rise to MDKYKNVGLIECRDHGPVLQMSETSKLNGYNIKKVYLNNNISEKEVKDQYPQAEIVNDTRSIINDALIDLVIVSSPHDADMDIVGEVLEAGKYVRVI
- a CDS encoding LacI family DNA-binding transcriptional regulator, with product MKRKVSLKDIAQKVGVSIALVSYVLNNKKEGRINKEVATKIRDTAKALNYRTNQIAKSLKTNRTFTIGLIVSDIANPFSSSLARIIEDEADKNGYTVIFGSSDEDAQKSQKLIDTFINRQVDGLIIAPVDNSIEQIKYLEQEGIPFVLVDRYFPELKTSYVTIDNFKAAHEATTYLLNSFYKKIGLITYQSKLHNLVERKNGYLSALKQHHIEIKKNWIREVCYNNAREGVEKAMSSLLLMKEPVDAILFASNALTTDGLRYINNHNIKIPEELGIVSFDESDALDLFRPALTYIKQPLHEMGQTATKILLENINRNNKISQIKMDGELIIRKSALPVAMHV
- a CDS encoding methylglyoxal synthase, whose amino-acid sequence is MEKGNMTTVKRIAITAQEHKKTELIEWSYFKREALAKHQLIATGTTADIIEGTVDVPVQKILSGAVGGYTQLATMIEEGKIDALIFFSDAMKDSFNNSDIRKLLELAISHNIIVCCNRTTADYVMDSILMNESYTPEGPAYIPASKKGALTAVAEDEIKLAV
- a CDS encoding inositol oxygenase family protein, with the translated sequence MKADFLPQTNPLESLDEWEDDLLTRYPDPETIVQNKTVEEYRDYENTTRDTVKEFYKLNHTYQTYDFVMQKRNDYLKFDKKKMPVWSAFEFLNQLVDDSDPDTDLDQFQHLLQTSEAIRRDGHPDWMVAVGLIHDLGKVLCLFGEPQWAVVGDTFPVGCAYSDKVVYPEFFSLNSDYNNEVYSTKNGVYEEGCGLRNVTMSWGHDEYIYHIAKERIPEEGLYMLRYHSFYAWHREGAYDHLLDDHDRAMLKWVKLFNPYDLYSKNPTPPNWTELKPYYEDLVAKYLPAEIRF